Proteins encoded within one genomic window of Saccharopolyspora pogona:
- the zwf gene encoding glucose-6-phosphate dehydrogenase: MTHPDDHVIVLFGATGDLAKRKLLPGLFHLAWAGLLPDSYRIVGTGRAHSALNDDAFRKHAHDAVATFGRSEPSGPVWQTFADTLSFAAADPPDAGPLLAAVRAAEDSIGGQPRRLFHLAVPPSAFGSVIGMLGDADLAENSKVIVEKPFGTDLASARALNETIHAVFDESRIFRIDHFLGKESVDNILALRFANGMFEPIWNRDHISHVQIDVPETLGLEGRAHFYEGTGAFRDMIVTHLIQVLGIVAMEPPVSLAAQPLRDEKDKVFEALRPIEPGHVVRGQYEGYRDERGVAPDSQTETFTALRLEVDNWRWAGVPFYLRSGKKLAQHREVVTLGLREPPLRMFPIDLPQQERSRGNQIVIDFGDPGWIAACFLAKEPGPTMRLAPEAMTFRYADSFCQNHGLEGYERLILDAMLGDQSLFTRSDGIERIWDASTPLLENPPPLQSYAPGSWGPEPAVSELIAPHQWHLEDADDAVRK; encoded by the coding sequence GTGACACACCCGGACGACCACGTGATCGTGCTCTTCGGCGCCACCGGCGACCTCGCCAAGCGCAAACTGCTCCCTGGACTGTTCCACCTCGCCTGGGCAGGCCTACTCCCCGACAGCTACCGCATCGTGGGCACGGGTCGGGCTCACTCCGCGCTGAACGACGATGCGTTCCGCAAACACGCGCACGATGCGGTAGCCACCTTCGGACGCTCCGAGCCGTCCGGGCCGGTGTGGCAGACCTTCGCGGACACGCTGTCCTTCGCCGCCGCCGACCCACCGGATGCCGGCCCGCTGCTCGCGGCTGTACGGGCGGCCGAGGACTCCATCGGTGGGCAGCCACGCAGACTCTTCCACCTGGCCGTTCCGCCCTCCGCGTTCGGATCCGTCATCGGAATGCTCGGCGACGCGGACCTGGCGGAGAACTCGAAAGTGATCGTAGAGAAGCCCTTCGGCACGGACCTCGCTTCGGCCCGAGCGCTCAACGAGACGATCCACGCCGTGTTCGACGAATCCCGGATCTTCCGTATTGATCACTTCCTCGGCAAGGAGTCGGTGGACAACATCCTCGCTCTCCGCTTCGCCAACGGAATGTTCGAACCCATCTGGAACCGGGACCACATCAGCCATGTACAGATCGACGTGCCCGAGACGCTCGGCCTCGAGGGCCGCGCCCACTTCTACGAAGGCACCGGAGCTTTCCGGGACATGATCGTCACGCATCTGATCCAGGTGCTGGGCATCGTGGCGATGGAGCCACCTGTCTCGCTGGCTGCCCAGCCGTTGCGCGACGAGAAGGACAAGGTCTTCGAAGCGCTGCGCCCCATCGAACCCGGGCACGTCGTACGCGGCCAGTACGAGGGCTACCGCGACGAACGGGGCGTGGCGCCCGATTCGCAGACCGAGACGTTCACCGCGCTGCGGCTGGAGGTGGACAACTGGCGCTGGGCCGGTGTGCCGTTTTACCTGCGCTCCGGCAAGAAACTCGCACAGCACCGCGAGGTGGTCACCCTCGGCCTGCGGGAGCCGCCGCTGCGGATGTTCCCCATCGATCTCCCCCAGCAGGAGAGGAGCCGAGGCAACCAGATCGTGATCGACTTCGGGGACCCCGGGTGGATCGCCGCCTGCTTCCTGGCAAAAGAGCCCGGCCCCACCATGCGACTCGCACCAGAAGCAATGACCTTCCGCTACGCTGACTCTTTCTGCCAGAATCACGGGCTCGAAGGCTACGAACGATTGATTCTGGACGCCATGCTGGGTGACCAGTCGCTGTTCACCCGGTCGGACGGCATCGAGCGCATCTGGGACGCATCGACCCCGTTGCTCGAGAATCCACCGCCGCTACAGTCGTACGCCCCCGGCTCTTGGGGCCCCGAACCGGCCGTCAGCGAACTGATCGCACCACACCAATGGCATCTGGAAGACGCCGACGACGCCGTGCGGAAATAG
- the tal gene encoding transaldolase codes for MKATQTLHELGQSLWLDNITRDMLGSGRLRHYIDNYSVTGLTSNPSIFDKAISSGSYNAAIRATTASEQPDEELFFELAIEDLQRAADLFLSIHERTDGVDGWVSLEVSPLLAYDTARTIEAAKALHARAGRSNLFIKIPGTAQGLPAITECIASGVPVNVTLLFSADHYRAAADAYLTGVERRAELGLDPAVGSVASVFMSRWDAAVSSEVPEDLRDRLGLAVGQDTYRAYRTLMDSDRVQRLENAGARMQRLLWASTRTKDPDASDTLYVHGLAAPFTVNTMPDETLKAFYDHGEVGEPMPVDGNGCDATLARFADAGVDVTALAAKLQSDGAASFVASWNDLLACISAQREALVRPSS; via the coding sequence GTGAAAGCGACTCAGACCCTGCACGAGCTCGGGCAGAGCCTGTGGCTCGACAACATCACCCGCGACATGCTCGGCTCCGGTCGGCTCCGGCACTACATCGACAACTACTCAGTCACCGGTCTGACATCGAACCCCTCGATCTTCGACAAAGCGATCTCTTCCGGCTCGTACAACGCGGCCATCCGCGCCACAACGGCGTCAGAACAGCCGGATGAGGAGCTCTTCTTCGAGCTGGCCATCGAGGACCTTCAGAGAGCTGCCGATCTTTTCCTGTCCATTCACGAGCGAACGGACGGTGTGGACGGCTGGGTGTCCCTGGAGGTCTCCCCGCTTCTGGCGTACGACACCGCCCGGACCATCGAAGCGGCGAAGGCACTGCACGCCCGAGCGGGCCGGAGCAACCTGTTCATCAAGATCCCCGGTACCGCCCAAGGTCTCCCGGCTATTACCGAGTGCATTGCCTCGGGCGTACCGGTGAACGTCACCTTGTTGTTCTCGGCCGACCACTACCGGGCTGCCGCCGACGCGTACCTGACGGGCGTCGAGCGAAGGGCGGAGCTGGGACTCGATCCGGCCGTGGGCTCGGTGGCCTCCGTTTTCATGTCCCGCTGGGATGCCGCTGTCAGCAGCGAAGTACCGGAAGATCTGCGGGACCGGCTCGGCCTCGCGGTCGGACAGGACACGTACCGGGCGTACCGGACCCTGATGGACTCCGACCGGGTACAACGCCTGGAGAACGCCGGTGCACGCATGCAGCGACTGCTGTGGGCGAGTACCCGCACCAAGGACCCCGACGCGTCGGACACGCTGTACGTCCACGGACTCGCCGCGCCGTTCACGGTCAACACGATGCCCGACGAGACGCTCAAGGCCTTTTACGATCACGGCGAGGTGGGTGAGCCCATGCCCGTCGACGGCAATGGCTGCGACGCGACGCTAGCGCGGTTCGCCGACGCAGGCGTGGATGTCACAGCGCTCGCTGCCAAACTCCAGAGCGACGGCGCGGCATCCTTCGTCGCCTCCTGGAACGACCTTCTGGCCTGCATCTCCGCACAGAGGGAGGCCCTTGTCCGCCCCTCCTCCTGA
- a CDS encoding transketolase-like TK C-terminal-containing protein, giving the protein MTDLDTLSVNTIRGLCMDAIQKANSGHPGTPMGMAPVAYTLWQRFLRFDPADPIWPNRDRVVLSEGHAAALLWSLLYLTGVRAVDPDYEVLGRPAVAFDDLKSFRQLDSRCPGHPKYRWTSGVETTTGPLGQGVATSAGMAIAGQWLAYWSGFLIFSDYAKAAIRLSALMEIPTVHIFTHDSIGVGEDGPTHQPVEQLAGLRATPGLLVFRPADANEVVETWRVVTALRREPAALILSRQALPTFDRGRLGAASGVARGAYVLADVPSGEPEVILLATGSEVSLALAAHDKLTNEGIASRLVSMPCWELFDRQPREYRDQVLPPAVTVRVTVEQASTLGWDRYVGASGAIVGMHTFGASAPLKQLLTKFGFTPERVSQVARELVARAEEAMT; this is encoded by the coding sequence ATGACCGACCTGGACACGCTGTCGGTGAACACGATTCGCGGTCTGTGCATGGACGCGATCCAGAAGGCGAATTCCGGGCATCCCGGGACTCCTATGGGTATGGCGCCTGTCGCATACACTCTGTGGCAGCGGTTCTTGCGCTTCGATCCCGCCGATCCCATCTGGCCGAACCGCGACCGTGTCGTGCTCTCCGAGGGCCACGCTGCTGCCTTGCTCTGGTCGCTCCTGTACCTGACGGGCGTCCGCGCGGTCGATCCCGACTACGAGGTGTTAGGCCGCCCGGCGGTAGCCTTCGACGATCTGAAGTCCTTCCGGCAGCTCGATTCGCGCTGCCCAGGTCACCCCAAGTACCGGTGGACGAGCGGCGTCGAGACGACGACCGGCCCGCTCGGCCAGGGGGTGGCCACCTCCGCCGGGATGGCGATCGCCGGGCAGTGGCTGGCGTACTGGTCCGGGTTCCTGATCTTCTCCGACTACGCCAAGGCAGCCATCCGCCTCTCCGCGTTGATGGAGATCCCCACCGTCCACATCTTCACCCACGACTCCATCGGGGTCGGCGAGGACGGACCCACTCACCAGCCCGTCGAGCAGCTCGCAGGGCTGCGCGCAACACCCGGGCTGCTCGTCTTCCGCCCCGCCGACGCGAACGAGGTCGTCGAAACCTGGCGGGTGGTCACCGCCCTCCGCCGGGAGCCCGCAGCGCTGATCCTCTCCCGCCAGGCCCTTCCCACCTTCGACCGCGGTCGACTCGGGGCGGCCAGCGGTGTCGCGCGGGGTGCCTACGTGCTGGCGGACGTGCCCTCCGGCGAGCCCGAGGTGATCCTGCTGGCCACCGGCTCCGAGGTGTCGTTGGCCTTGGCCGCGCATGACAAGCTCACCAACGAGGGCATCGCGTCCCGGCTGGTGAGCATGCCGTGCTGGGAGCTGTTCGACCGCCAGCCGCGGGAGTACCGCGATCAGGTGCTGCCGCCTGCGGTGACGGTCAGGGTCACGGTGGAACAGGCCTCCACGCTCGGCTGGGACCGGTATGTCGGTGCCAGCGGAGCCATCGTCGGTATGCACACCTTCGGTGCCTCCGCACCCCTCAAACAGCTGCTCACGAAGTTCGGATTCACGCCTGAGCGCGTCTCGCAGGTGGCACGCGAACTGGTGGCCCGGGCTGAGGAGGCGATGACGTGA
- a CDS encoding (Fe-S)-binding protein, translating into MCPSYTATRDEKDSTRGRAHTLQEMLNGGTVTLGWSSPELHEALDLCLSCKACANDCPTGIDMAMFKSETLHQTYKGRLRPLHHYTLGRLPQWLKLAAPVAQLINLAGRIPLLRKTMMMLIGADTRRSLPQLPRVPFRWNKEEAAAEHQNHGGHMVVLWVDSFSDAMAPDIPRDALAVLSAAGCDIQIVGSGACCGLTLISTGQLTAAKAKLRKTVDLLLPHVRDGRTVIGLEPSCTATLRSDLLELLPEDPRAAELSRCVKTVAEFLTSIDCEPPKAAEKLLVQPHCHHHSVMGYDADRTLLRVPNKGS; encoded by the coding sequence ATGTGTCCCTCCTACACGGCCACCCGCGACGAGAAGGACTCGACGCGAGGACGGGCACACACCCTCCAAGAGATGCTCAACGGCGGGACCGTGACTCTCGGCTGGAGCTCCCCGGAACTCCACGAGGCCCTCGACCTGTGCTTGAGCTGCAAGGCCTGCGCTAATGACTGCCCCACCGGCATCGACATGGCCATGTTCAAGTCCGAAACCCTCCACCAAACCTACAAGGGCCGCCTTCGCCCTCTCCACCACTACACCCTTGGCCGGCTCCCTCAGTGGCTAAAGCTTGCCGCGCCCGTAGCACAGCTGATCAACCTCGCCGGGCGCATCCCGCTCCTTCGCAAGACCATGATGATGCTGATAGGAGCCGACACACGCCGTTCCCTCCCCCAGCTTCCCCGCGTCCCGTTCCGATGGAACAAGGAGGAGGCCGCGGCCGAGCACCAGAACCATGGCGGGCACATGGTCGTGCTGTGGGTCGATTCTTTCTCCGATGCCATGGCGCCCGACATCCCGCGCGACGCCCTGGCCGTACTCTCGGCAGCCGGATGCGACATCCAGATCGTCGGCTCCGGCGCCTGCTGCGGCCTCACGCTTATCTCCACCGGCCAGCTCACTGCCGCCAAGGCCAAGCTCCGGAAGACCGTGGACCTGCTCCTGCCCCACGTCAGGGACGGCAGGACAGTCATCGGCTTGGAACCGTCCTGCACCGCCACGCTCCGATCCGACCTCCTCGAGCTCCTGCCCGAAGATCCGCGCGCCGCAGAGCTCTCTCGCTGTGTCAAGACAGTCGCCGAATTCCTGACTTCCATTGACTGCGAGCCTCCGAAGGCCGCCGAGAAGCTCCTCGTCCAGCCCCACTGCCATCACCACTCCGTCATGGGCTACGACGCAGACCGAACGCTCCTTAGAGTTCCTAACAAAGGATCTTGA
- a CDS encoding transposase: MTSPNSSHWSRRSRPCEESAGAPAALYADRAYDSEKHRNELRDKGIDQQIAERGTGHGSGLGTIRWVIERTIAWYHGMRRLRIRWERRDDIHEAFLGLATCIICYRHIKILC, from the coding sequence ATGACGTCACCCAACTCCTCCCACTGGTCGAGGCGATCCCGCCCGTGCGAGGAAAGCGCGGGCGCCCCCGCCGCCCTCTACGCCGACCGCGCCTACGACTCCGAAAAACACCGGAACGAGTTGCGCGACAAGGGAATCGACCAGCAGATCGCCGAACGCGGAACCGGGCACGGCTCCGGACTCGGCACGATCAGGTGGGTCATCGAACGAACAATAGCGTGGTACCACGGCATGCGACGCCTGCGTATCCGCTGGGAACGCCGCGACGACATCCACGAAGCCTTCCTCGGACTGGCCACCTGCATCATCTGCTACCGACACATCAAGATCCTTTGTTAG
- a CDS encoding IS5 family transposase encodes MRKGEQPPWIVPDEFWERIEPLLPRWENALPKLGRKRLPDRLVLQGILFVLHTGIQWEFLPQELGFGSGMTCWRRLAEWNEAGVWQRLHEELLAELNAAGKLDWSRAVIDSSHVRAARRGPKAARARSTVPGRAPSTT; translated from the coding sequence GTGAGGAAGGGTGAGCAGCCGCCGTGGATCGTGCCGGATGAGTTTTGGGAGCGAATTGAGCCGTTGTTGCCGCGTTGGGAGAACGCGCTGCCCAAGCTGGGCCGCAAGCGGCTGCCGGACCGGCTGGTCTTGCAGGGCATCCTGTTCGTGCTGCATACCGGGATCCAGTGGGAGTTCCTGCCCCAGGAGCTGGGGTTTGGATCCGGAATGACCTGCTGGCGACGCCTGGCGGAGTGGAACGAGGCCGGGGTGTGGCAGCGGCTGCACGAGGAGCTTTTGGCCGAGCTGAACGCGGCCGGGAAGCTGGACTGGTCTCGGGCGGTGATCGACAGCTCGCATGTGCGGGCGGCGCGACGCGGCCCAAAAGCGGCCCGAGCCCGGTCGACCGTGCCCGGCCGGGCTCCAAGCACCACGTGA
- a CDS encoding LysR family transcriptional regulator, with protein sequence MVNITQLRALCEVVREGSFAGAGRRLGYTSSAVSQQIAGLERVVGVTLFEREAHGIRATTAARYVAAQGEELLMRLGDFDARLAGLADGAHGHLRLGSFPTANSRIIPQVLASVMTAYPDADVELDEGNTGHLVAGVVEGHVDIAIVHVYALVPERWPAGLAGVELMTEDLLLVMPVEHPRANAEDFRLEDLRHDRWISSQDETDAARCLRRICAAHGFVPAVAFRSDDYDVVQGLVRGGAGVAIVPEMGYTPQDRVYSAPLRQWTPGRRILALYRSANSNPLLPKGIEALREVCAR encoded by the coding sequence ATGGTCAATATTACGCAGCTGCGTGCTTTGTGCGAGGTCGTCAGGGAAGGTTCCTTCGCCGGGGCGGGGAGACGTCTCGGCTATACCTCGTCGGCGGTCTCCCAGCAGATCGCCGGCCTGGAGCGGGTCGTGGGAGTGACGTTGTTCGAGCGGGAGGCGCATGGCATCCGCGCGACTACCGCCGCCCGGTACGTCGCGGCCCAGGGCGAGGAACTCCTGATGCGGCTGGGCGACTTCGATGCCCGGCTCGCGGGACTGGCCGACGGCGCGCACGGTCATCTGCGGCTGGGTAGCTTCCCCACCGCCAACTCGAGGATCATCCCGCAGGTGCTCGCCAGCGTGATGACCGCGTACCCGGACGCGGATGTGGAGCTCGACGAGGGCAACACCGGACATCTCGTCGCCGGGGTCGTCGAGGGGCACGTCGACATCGCGATCGTCCACGTCTACGCATTGGTGCCGGAGCGGTGGCCCGCGGGGCTCGCCGGCGTCGAGCTGATGACCGAGGATCTACTGCTGGTGATGCCTGTCGAGCACCCGCGCGCCAATGCCGAGGACTTCCGGCTCGAGGACCTGCGGCACGATCGCTGGATCTCCAGCCAGGACGAGACGGACGCGGCCAGGTGCCTGCGCCGGATCTGTGCGGCACACGGGTTCGTCCCGGCGGTCGCTTTCCGCAGTGACGACTACGACGTCGTGCAGGGGCTTGTGCGGGGTGGGGCGGGCGTGGCGATCGTTCCGGAGATGGGCTACACGCCCCAGGATCGCGTCTACAGCGCGCCGTTGCGGCAGTGGACTCCGGGGCGGCGGATCCTCGCGCTGTATCGCTCGGCGAACTCCAACCCGCTACTACCGAAGGGCATCGAAGCGCTGCGTGAGGTCTGCGCCCGGTAG
- a CDS encoding acyl-CoA synthetase, which yields MRANHQWVVPRHYNVARDVCDKHPAEKLAMIWTDGEGPDRQVHWGELQDLSARFASYYSARGVRRGDRVGVLSPTTAESAAALLGVLKIGAIGMPLSTLWSDDSLRYRITDADARLLVTDSATAARGITDAVPETLLLDGQDLAAVHACPAAPDQADTLADDPALLYYTSGSTGRPKGVLAPHRSLIGHNEFEYCQDLRDGEFSYWMGDWAWGVYKILGPWRCGAVNVVYATGRKFDAAGLLGVLSRLGVSNVFLNPTGLRIMMNAVPDAGTRFPQKFRVVCAANEPLGKPESAWFAEQFGVPVLENYGMTEAYPMIGNFPGIPRKEGSMGLPVPGWDVAILDEDEQPVAPGEVGEICLRARSNPQYPLGYWGRVAETTEDFGGTWFHTKDIASADPEGYVFYVGRKDDVIKSAGYRISPFEIEEACGRHPAVAEAGVIGIPDPARGHRVKAFIVLRPGHEPSPELAESIKRFVREGHSTFGYPKLVEFVGELPRGQSGKLGRAQLRSWPASCEY from the coding sequence ATGCGCGCGAATCATCAATGGGTGGTTCCTCGGCACTACAACGTCGCGCGCGACGTCTGCGATAAACACCCGGCAGAGAAATTGGCCATGATCTGGACGGACGGTGAAGGTCCGGACAGGCAGGTGCACTGGGGTGAGCTGCAGGACCTCAGCGCCCGGTTCGCCAGCTACTACAGCGCGCGGGGAGTCCGCCGTGGCGACCGGGTCGGCGTGCTGTCGCCGACGACGGCCGAAAGCGCGGCTGCCCTGCTCGGGGTGCTGAAGATCGGTGCGATCGGGATGCCGCTGTCGACCCTGTGGAGCGACGACTCACTGCGCTACCGAATCACGGACGCGGACGCCCGGTTGCTCGTCACCGACTCGGCGACCGCCGCCCGGGGCATCACCGACGCGGTACCCGAGACCCTGCTGCTCGACGGGCAAGACCTGGCCGCGGTTCACGCGTGCCCGGCGGCCCCGGACCAGGCCGACACGCTGGCCGACGACCCGGCACTGCTGTACTACACCTCCGGCTCCACCGGCCGTCCCAAGGGCGTGCTCGCGCCGCACCGCAGCCTCATCGGGCACAACGAGTTCGAGTACTGCCAGGACCTGCGCGACGGCGAGTTCTCCTACTGGATGGGCGATTGGGCGTGGGGTGTCTACAAGATCTTGGGGCCCTGGCGCTGCGGCGCGGTCAACGTCGTCTACGCGACCGGCCGCAAGTTCGACGCGGCGGGGCTGCTCGGCGTGCTGTCCCGGCTCGGCGTCAGCAACGTGTTCCTCAACCCGACCGGGCTGCGGATCATGATGAACGCGGTCCCGGACGCCGGTACCCGGTTCCCGCAGAAGTTCCGCGTCGTGTGCGCGGCGAACGAACCGCTCGGGAAACCCGAGTCCGCCTGGTTCGCCGAGCAGTTCGGCGTGCCCGTGCTGGAGAACTACGGGATGACCGAGGCCTATCCGATGATCGGCAACTTTCCCGGCATACCGAGAAAAGAGGGCTCGATGGGCCTTCCGGTGCCCGGCTGGGACGTCGCAATCCTGGACGAGGACGAGCAGCCGGTGGCTCCAGGTGAGGTCGGGGAGATATGCCTGCGCGCCCGCAGCAATCCGCAGTACCCGTTGGGCTACTGGGGTCGTGTTGCGGAGACTACCGAGGACTTCGGCGGCACCTGGTTCCACACCAAGGACATCGCGTCGGCCGATCCCGAGGGTTACGTCTTCTACGTCGGCCGAAAGGACGACGTCATCAAGTCGGCCGGTTACCGGATCAGCCCGTTCGAGATCGAGGAAGCGTGCGGCCGCCATCCGGCCGTGGCCGAGGCGGGTGTTATCGGTATCCCGGACCCGGCACGCGGCCACCGGGTGAAGGCTTTCATCGTCCTTCGCCCGGGCCATGAACCGTCCCCCGAGCTCGCCGAGAGCATCAAGCGCTTTGTCAGGGAAGGCCACTCCACTTTCGGTTACCCGAAGCT